Below is a genomic region from Fischerella sp. PCC 9605.
TCTCAACTTTCTGGAGAAGCAATTTCTTATTGGATTGCATCAACTCCTCATACATCAAATTTTCCATCTCTCAAAAATGACATATCAGTTGATGTTGCAATTGTGGGAGGAGGTATAGCAGGAATTACAGCCGCTATGCTCCTCAAACGCGCAGGTAAAACTGTTGCAGTGCTTGATGCTCAACAAATTGCAACAGGTGTCAGCGGACATACAACAGCAAAAGTAACTTCACTGCATCAGCTAATTTATGCTGAATTAATCAAAGAAATTGGTGAAAGAAAAACGCAGATTTATGCAGATTCTAATCAAGCTGCTGTAGAAAGGGTTGCAAAATTTGTAGAGGAAGAAAATATCGACTGTGATTTCAGCCGTAGAAGTGCTTATACTTTTGCAGAAACAGCAGAAAATTTAGATGCTGTTAAAGCAGAAGTAGAAGCAGCAGCGCAGTTAGGATTGCCAGCTTCGTTTGTTACAGAAACCTCTTTGCCATTTGCGATCGCCGGGGCTGTGAAATTTGACAATCAAGCTCAGTTTCATGCTCGTAAATATTTACTGCATCTTGCTAAACTAATTAATGGTAATGGCAATTACGTGTTTGAAAACACACGTGTAGAGAAGATCGAAGAAGGAACTCCCTGTCAGGTAGTCACAGCAGCAGGAACTGTCAGATCGCGAGATGTAATTGTTGCTACTAATTTACCCATCCTGGATCAAGGGCTATTTTTTGCCAAGAATTATCCCAAGCGTTCGTATATTATCGCTGCTCGCATCGATCCAGCAAGAGCACCAGCAGGGATGTACATTGGTACTGGCAATGATTACCACTCGATTCGGACAACTCCCACCCAAGATGGAGGATTGCTGTTATTAGTAGGTGGTGGTGGGCACAAAGTTGGTACTGTCACTGACACTGAGGAACGTTACCAAAAGTTAGAAGCTTACGCTCGTTCTCGTTTTAGAGTAGAGCAGTTTGAGTACCGTTGGTCTACTCAAGATATGGTTTCATTTGATCGGCTGCCTTACATTGGCAAGCTTACTCCCTTTAACAAGCATGTCTACGTAGCAACAGGGTTTAGCCTCTGGGGTATGAGCAAAGGCACGTTAGCGGGAATGTTGCTTTCAGATTTGATTTTGGGAGTAGATAATCCTTGGCTGAAACTTTACGATTCTACCCGTGCAACCCCGTTTTTAACTACCGAATCTCTGAAGAATAACCTAGAAGTAGGATTTCACTGGGTTAGCGATCGCCTCAAAGGATTAGAGAATTCTTCTGTAACTAACGTGGCACGAGGCGAAGCTAAGTTACTTACTATTAACGGTAATAAGGTAGCCGCCTACCGTAACGAACAGGGAGAACTGCATGCAGTCTCAGCAACATGTACCCATCTCGGCTGTATTGTTAATTGGAACAGCGCCGAGAAAAGTTGGGATTGTCCCTGTCATGGCGGGCGTTATAGCTATGATGGCAAAGTATTGCACGGGCCACCAGTGAAAGACCTCGAACGTTACAAAGGGTAGGAAAAAGGGGCAGGGGTAAAGGGAAAAGGTAAGAAGATTCCTTTGCCCTTTTATCTTTAACCTTTTTCCCTTCTTCTCATGGCATCCACTCCAAAACTAGTCCAACACGACTATCTTTGTCTTGGCGAGAATTCTGTAGTTGAATATCTGTTGAGAAACGCATGTGAGGAGTAAAAGCATAGCCAGCTGACAGCGTTGTTAAACCCACTTCTTCCTCACTACCAACAGACAGCCAACTTTGAGTTAGAGAAATATCTGCCGCACCGCCACGAGATAATACCAAAAGCACCTTCACGCCCAGATTCACCCCATTTGTTGAATAATCGTTACTTTGCAAATACCGATATCCTAGCAATGGTGCAAAGTTAACATAGCTACCCAAAGGACGTAGATAATAATATAAATCCGCACCGTAAGCTTCACGTTCACCATTAAACGCTGCTTGATAATCAGCACTCACTGTCAAACCAGTTTGACCAATAAACACGTCCTCTACACCAAAATTTATTCCTCCTGCTTGTCCTGTGGAGGGAAACTGAGAATAACCCAGGCGTATCTTAGTGCGAAAACTGGGTTCATTTTGAATTTCCTCCAATACATTCGGTACTTGCCGTCGCCACCGCTGCAAAACTGGACTTTTTTTAATAATTTCTGGGCTTAAATCCAAATCTTGGGCAGATGTGCTTGGAGTTTGACTCCAAGCAGGGCTAGCTGCCAAAAGCAAACTTATACCCAGCCCAACACAGAAAATTGACAACTTGCCTCTCATTCTTTGGCGTCCTAATCTACCTTGAAGCCGCTGATGCTTCTAATACCATTTCTCTAAATACTTGATACAAATTATCCTTTACAGCCCTGCTTAAAAAGGGGGTTGGGGGGATCTAAGCTCAAAGGAATTGGTATAATACCAAGTTGTTTTCAGATATAGCAATTCGTGCCCTCTCCCCCTCCCCTGTTCCAAATTGGGAGAAGGGTGCCGGCAGGAGGGGTGAGGGAAGTACTATCTTTGACTGCAACCTAGTATAAGGCGTCTATGGCGGCTCACAAAAAAAGTGGTTCTGCTTTCAGCAAAACCACTTAATTTTTAACAAAATCTCAAGAACTTAGCGCACACTACCTTGAATTGCAGTTGCGTCAATGGGTTTCATCAGGTACAACCGCAGGAACTGCCAACCATTGGAGATGTAAAGGGGCAACTTCTGGAAGAATTGCAGGAATTTGGGGGTGTTGGAGTTGGCGTTGGCGATCGCTGTCAATTTTTCGTTATTCTTGACACAAATTTCCAACCGTTCGTAAAACTCTGGATTTTCTACATTCAGAATTACCGGGAACACCCGCGCTGAAGTCTCATTAGTTTTTTCAATCACGTATTTGTCGTATTCTCGTGCATCCAGCCCAATCGAGGCATAGAAGCCACTGCGCTGAATGTCGTTGAGATACATCGTCACAAATACTGACAACAAGAAGAACCGACACCACAACCGCGCCTTCCAGTCATTCAACATTTGCGGCTGGGATTTCATCACAGCGTCAAAGAAATCCCCGTGGCGGTTTTCATCCTGACACCAGTTTTCAAACCAGCGGAAAATTGGATAAACCCGGTCTTCGGGATGTGCTTCTAGGTGACGATAAATTGTGATATACCGCCAATAACCAATTTTTTCGGAAAGATAAGTGGCGTAGAAGATGAATTTCGGCTGGAAGTAGGTGTAATTTTTGCTCTTAGTCAAAAATCCTAAATCCAGAGACAGATTAAAATCTGCCAATGCTTTATTCAAGAAACCAGCATGACGCGCTTCATCCCGCGACATCAGAGCAAAACACTCTGCCAGGACGGGGCTTTTGTCCTTAAGACGGCGACTAAGTTCTTTGTATAGTAAAAAGCCAGAAAACTCTGCCGTACAAGAACGCTCTAGAAATTCAACGAATAATCGGCGAGTTTCCCCGTCAATATGATCCCAGGATTGTTCAAATTCCTCGTCCCGAACAAAGTGATGGCGGTTATAGTCAGCGCGGAACTCTTCCAGGATGGCTCTTAACTCGTCTTCGTTGACGGAGATATCCATCCGCGCCATCGCATCAAAATCAGTGGTGTAAAACCTGGGTGTTAACAGGGTTTCTTTGGCTGGGGCTTTTATTCCCGGGCGCAATTCTTCAAAACCTGGTTTTTTTAGGGAATCTACCATGTTGTGATTGCTCTTGTGTCTTTTTATTGTTCAATGCCCTAGAAAGCCAAGGTTTTTGCTTTCAGGCGGTGCAACAGATCAGAATAATGCATTTGTGTATTAAAAATCAGTCTACCAAGGCGCGGTGTGGGAGCAGAGGGATAAAACATTAAGAGTTGCAACAAATCATCAATTTCTTCTCTCAAATAAAATTCGGGTGCTGGTAGTGCGCCTGCGGCTCAATGTAGAGGTTGTATGCGCTAGTGCTGCTAACGCATTTTTGCAAATCGAACGGTCTAGCTACCATTCTTTGCCCTATATAAAGTTAGTTAATATATTGCATTAATTGCTTGACCGTTATATATTTTTAGAGAAAGAAAAATAATCATGCTCTCATCTTGCACCTATCCCCATGTCTGTGCATGAAGATTTTGAAACGCATGCTTTGCTTCATGAGGCTATGGTGTTCAGTTAAGAAGTGTTCCCTTAATTTTGTTGCAAGACAGCAGGAGGATGTAAAGATGCCCGTGACTGTTGTTATACATATGCTTGCATGGGAATGGGTTGCCTATAGGGCAGCTAACAGCTTCAATGCAGGTATCCTAATATAGCTTTTTCTCTCAAAAAATTGCTTCTTCCTTGCTTGAGACTGCCCTTAACTGAACTGTATTCAGATTATCAGCATCCTGTTCCTTAAAATAAACGACCAGATAATTAGGGTCATATCGCTTGCAAACGTCAAGTATATGATAAACAATTTCTGCTGATGCTTTTGGGAATGATTCAAGATTACTTTCACCAAGGCTTAAATTTGTTTTTTTACGTTTGGTGAATCATTATCAATAGATGCATGTGAGGACAATCATATATATGTCGAATGCATCAACAAAACAAGTGCAACAAGCCAATTCTCCTTCCCTTGGTGTACTAGTTGCTTTATTTGCAGGGGTTGGAGCAAGAGCTTTCGGTGGAGCAATTCCCACCCACGTTTTGCCTTTTTGCTTAAAGCGCGGTTGGCTGACAAACAGGGAATGCTTGGAAGTTTTGAATTGGTGCCAGTGGCTTCCAGGAACTGCGGGTACCAATCTTTCGGCATATCTGGGATATTGTTGGCAAAAAACTCAAGGAGCAATACTGGCAACACTTGCTTTGGTACTACCTGGATTTGTGGCGATACTGGTGGTATCAAAGCTGCTATCAAAGCTACCTCAGCATATCGTCCAAGCATCTCTGACTGCGGTCGTAGCGGCCAGTATTGGAATACTTTTAGAGTTAACGTGGAAACTGGCAAAACCTGCTATCACCGACTATATTCGATTTTTAATGGCGATCGCTACGTTTGTTTTAGTAGGAATTTTCAGGGTTCCTATTCCTCTAGTTATGGTTTTAGTCGTGCCCTTTGCTTGGCATTTGAATAGCAAAATTCAAAAAAATGACTGATTTTGCAGTCGATGCACGTCTTACTCGATCTATTTTTCACATTTGCTTACTTGGCTCTGATTAGCGTCGGATCTGCAAGCGCTGTCATCCCAGAGATGGAACGTCAGGTTGTCATTGTCCACGGATGGATGAGCCATCAAGCTTTCGTCGAAGCTTATGCACTAGGGTTGCTAGTACCAGGACCGAATATGCTTCATGTTGTACTGATCGGTAATCATGTAGCTGGTTTACCAGGAGCTGTGGCTTCTGGGCTAGGGATGATTGGTCCTACTTCTTGTATTTTAGCAAGCGTAGCCTGGTTAATTAAACAACCGAAGCCTCCTGCTTGGATAAAGCAATTGCATGCTGCTTTAAGTCCAGTAACTATTGGTTTTTTGTTAGCAACTGTTTGGAATCTTGGCAAGGATACAGTATTCCTCAAGGATATATTCAGCACTGCCATCTGCTTTTTAGCACTACTGTTATCAGTTCGGGGTTTACTTAATACAGGCTGGATAGTAGTGTTGGCATTGTTGGCAGGAGCTATTAAGGGATTTTTTTTCAATTAGCTAACTGTTATGGAATTTAGGAACAATAATCTATTTACGTTGTTTGCCTTAAGACGCAGCGGACACCACGCAGTCATGGTTTGGCTAGCTTATCACTTTAATCTGCCTATCTTTGTTTTGAACAATGTGACACCCTATAAAGACCCGTACCTGACTAGTCGGTTTCACAATGGTTGGGACAAGCAATCCGAATGGTTAGTTCACATGGGAGATATTGAACAAATTCGGAATGTACATAAGGACTGTTTAATAATCGGTTTTCAGGATTTTAATATCACCGACCTTGAAGATGGAAGAGATGTTCTGTGGGAACGTCAAAGAACAGTTGGTGAAAGCTTGAAGGTTTTTAACGTTTTAGTTATAAGAGATCCATTCAATATGTTAGTGAGCCGTTGGTACAAACCTGGCCCAGTTCCTAAATTAATAGATGATTCAGAAATTTTAGACCTGTGGGAAATTTACGCCGAGGAATATCTGGGACTAACTAATATATTAAAAAATAAGATACCAGTTAACTACAACTTATGGTTTTCAAGTATTGATTACCGCAAACAGTTATCCGCACAGTTTGGGCTTGATTTCACAGATGCTGGACTCAATGTTGTTCCAAAATCGACAGCAGGTCATGGAAGTAGTTTTGATGGAACTTCTTATGATGGCAAAGGAAACGAAATGAAAGTGTTAGAACGGTGGAAATTTTGCCAGCAAAATCAGCGTTTTCACGAAGCATTCCGAGAGAGACACAAACTAGCTAATTTGTACAGAAAAATTTTTAATTATGACTCAGAACTTGAGTCATTTATGCAGACGATAGGGATTTAGATAAAACTCAAATAAAGTCACTGAAATTGCTTGTAATATTACGAAAAAAATCTGAATTATGAGACATAAAGGCGTAATATTGTGGCTTACAGGTCTTAGCGGTGCTGGTAAAACTACAATTGCAAGAGGAATAGAATGTAAACTTAAGGAACGTGATTGTTTAGTAGAAATTTTAGATGGTGATGAGATTAGAAGCCATCTTTCCAAAGAACTAGGATTTACTAAGGAAGATAGAAATACTAACATTCGTCGTATTGGCTTTGTAGCAAATCTGCTGAGCCGAAATGGAATTGTGGCGATTGTAGCTGCAATTAGTCCTTACCGGGCTATCCGTGATGAAATTCGCATGATGAATGAGAACTTTATAGAAGTTTATGTCGATGCACCACTTGAGGTTTGTGAGGTGCGAGATATAAAAGGTCTATATGCTAAGGCTCGCTCTGGTGAAATAAAGAATTTTACAGGAATAGCAGATCCCTACGAACCTCCTATTAACCCAGAGGTTATTTGCCGCACTACGAAAGAAAGTATAGAGGAATGTATTAATAAGGTGATTGCAGAATTAGAGCGACTAGAATACATTCCAATCTGGAATCAAATGAATCAGTGTTAATCAGAAGAAGGGGTGCATAAGATGTTAACAGATAATAATCGAATGGTTAATACAGACGATTTTTTATCAAGTTTAGATGATAAAGAAATTTTTGAGGCCTCTAAAATCGATATTAGTCAGGTAACACTAAAAATTAGGAAAGTTGCAGAAATTTCAGAGCCAGAACAACAAAGACTATTTGAGATATTCAACAAATTTAAATTTGTCATACTGGAATGTGAACCATTGCCAAATCCGCTAGAGAATTTATTAGCTTTAAAGAAAATTTTTGGTTCAGTAAAAAGACATTATCGCTCTGACGAAAATGGTATTGTTCCGGTTGAAAATTTAGGTAACTCCTTTGCTACTACTGTTCCAATTTCTACCACTAATCAAATTCATCCAATACATACAGATGGTTCAGCTGATATTGATCCTCCTAAAGTTGTTGCTATGCAATGTGAAATACCTTCTCAAAATGGGGGATTTTCTCAAATTGTTTACGGTGAATCTGTTTATAAATATTTAATGGAAAATCATCCCCAAGAATTGCAGAATTTGTTTACTAATCCAGTGACCATAACTAATGTAGGTGGGAAGACAGATACACGAGCGATATTTGTTGAGCAAAAAGGTAGAATATCAATTACTTTCAAGGCGGATTCGGTTGTCTCAATTGCAATTCCGACTCAAATAGAAAAGGCTTTCCACATTATCAAAAATTATGTTAACAATCCAAATAATCAATTTATATATAAATTGAAAGCCAATCAAATTCTATTACTCGACAATACTAGCGTACTACATGGAAGAACATCTTTTCCAGATCATGAATTTCGCAAGCTAAATAGATTATGGTTTGATGGAATTTCAGAATATTCTCATCATCTACAATTTGGATTTACCCCTAAATAAAAATTGTTAAATACTTAGCTAGATTTTATCCAAATCAAAGGATGTAACTCATGTTATTGGGCAAAATTTCTAGTTAATAGCGCAAAATTTTTTCCATTGTGACTGATTCTGTCAACATCGAAAAAGTCAAAGGTACGATCGATTACAATTTATGGTTTTTAAGTGTTGACGACTGCAAACAATTATCTGCACAGTTTGAACTTTCTTTCACAGATGCTGTACTCAATAGGGTTTATACGATGCTAACAGATAATACCCGAATGGTTAAAAGAGATAAGTTTGGAGCAAATTTAGATAATAAAGAAATTATTGAATCTTCCAAAAACGATATTAATAAACTAACTCTAAAAGTTAGGAAAGTGGCAGAAATTTTAGAGCCAGAACAACAAAGACTATTTGAGATATTTAACAAATTTAAATTTGTCATACTGGAATGTGAACCATTGCCAAATCCGCTAGAGAATTTATTAGCTTTAAAGAAAATTTTTGGTTCGGTAAAAAAACATAAACGCTCTGATGAAAATGGTATTGTTCCGATTGAAAATTTAGGCAACTCCTCCCTTGCTACTACTTATTTGGCTACCACTAGTAAAACGCATCTCATGCATACAGATGGTCTGTATGAAATGTGTATTCCTAAAGTTGTTGCTATGCAATGCGAAATACCTTCTCAAAATGGGGGATTTTCTCAAATTGTTTACGGTGAATCTGTTTATAAATATTTAATGGAAAATCATCCCCAAGAATTGCAGAATTTGTTTACTAATCCAGTAACAATAACAAGAGGCGAACAAACAGCTACACAAGCGATATTTGTTGAGC
It encodes:
- the acsF gene encoding magnesium-protoporphyrin IX monomethyl ester (oxidative) cyclase, producing MVDSLKKPGFEELRPGIKAPAKETLLTPRFYTTDFDAMARMDISVNEDELRAILEEFRADYNRHHFVRDEEFEQSWDHIDGETRRLFVEFLERSCTAEFSGFLLYKELSRRLKDKSPVLAECFALMSRDEARHAGFLNKALADFNLSLDLGFLTKSKNYTYFQPKFIFYATYLSEKIGYWRYITIYRHLEAHPEDRVYPIFRWFENWCQDENRHGDFFDAVMKSQPQMLNDWKARLWCRFFLLSVFVTMYLNDIQRSGFYASIGLDAREYDKYVIEKTNETSARVFPVILNVENPEFYERLEICVKNNEKLTAIANANSNTPKFLQFFQKLPLYISNGWQFLRLYLMKPIDATAIQGSVR
- a CDS encoding TauD/TfdA family dioxygenase — translated: MLTDNNRMVNTDDFLSSLDDKEIFEASKIDISQVTLKIRKVAEISEPEQQRLFEIFNKFKFVILECEPLPNPLENLLALKKIFGSVKRHYRSDENGIVPVENLGNSFATTVPISTTNQIHPIHTDGSADIDPPKVVAMQCEIPSQNGGFSQIVYGESVYKYLMENHPQELQNLFTNPVTITNVGGKTDTRAIFVEQKGRISITFKADSVVSIAIPTQIEKAFHIIKNYVNNPNNQFIYKLKANQILLLDNTSVLHGRTSFPDHEFRKLNRLWFDGISEYSHHLQFGFTPK
- a CDS encoding chromate transporter, translating into MSNASTKQVQQANSPSLGVLVALFAGVGARAFGGAIPTHVLPFCLKRGWLTNRECLEVLNWCQWLPGTAGTNLSAYLGYCWQKTQGAILATLALVLPGFVAILVVSKLLSKLPQHIVQASLTAVVAASIGILLELTWKLAKPAITDYIRFLMAIATFVLVGIFRVPIPLVMVLVVPFAWHLNSKIQKND
- the cysC gene encoding adenylyl-sulfate kinase, which produces MRHKGVILWLTGLSGAGKTTIARGIECKLKERDCLVEILDGDEIRSHLSKELGFTKEDRNTNIRRIGFVANLLSRNGIVAIVAAISPYRAIRDEIRMMNENFIEVYVDAPLEVCEVRDIKGLYAKARSGEIKNFTGIADPYEPPINPEVICRTTKESIEECINKVIAELERLEYIPIWNQMNQC
- a CDS encoding TauD/TfdA family dioxygenase is translated as MTDSVNIEKVKGTIDYNLWFLSVDDCKQLSAQFELSFTDAVLNRVYTMLTDNTRMVKRDKFGANLDNKEIIESSKNDINKLTLKVRKVAEILEPEQQRLFEIFNKFKFVILECEPLPNPLENLLALKKIFGSVKKHKRSDENGIVPIENLGNSSLATTYLATTSKTHLMHTDGLYEMCIPKVVAMQCEIPSQNGGFSQIVYGESVYKYLMENHPQELQNLFTNPVTITRGEQTATQAIFVEQKGRISITFRADSVVSIAIPPQIEKAFHIIKNYVNNPNNQFIYKLKANQILLLDNTSVLHGRTSFPDHEFRKLNRLWFDGISEYSHHLQFGFTPK
- a CDS encoding chromate transporter — protein: MHVLLDLFFTFAYLALISVGSASAVIPEMERQVVIVHGWMSHQAFVEAYALGLLVPGPNMLHVVLIGNHVAGLPGAVASGLGMIGPTSCILASVAWLIKQPKPPAWIKQLHAALSPVTIGFLLATVWNLGKDTVFLKDIFSTAICFLALLLSVRGLLNTGWIVVLALLAGAIKGFFFN
- a CDS encoding FAD-dependent oxidoreductase, with the translated sequence MSQLSGEAISYWIASTPHTSNFPSLKNDISVDVAIVGGGIAGITAAMLLKRAGKTVAVLDAQQIATGVSGHTTAKVTSLHQLIYAELIKEIGERKTQIYADSNQAAVERVAKFVEEENIDCDFSRRSAYTFAETAENLDAVKAEVEAAAQLGLPASFVTETSLPFAIAGAVKFDNQAQFHARKYLLHLAKLINGNGNYVFENTRVEKIEEGTPCQVVTAAGTVRSRDVIVATNLPILDQGLFFAKNYPKRSYIIAARIDPARAPAGMYIGTGNDYHSIRTTPTQDGGLLLLVGGGGHKVGTVTDTEERYQKLEAYARSRFRVEQFEYRWSTQDMVSFDRLPYIGKLTPFNKHVYVATGFSLWGMSKGTLAGMLLSDLILGVDNPWLKLYDSTRATPFLTTESLKNNLEVGFHWVSDRLKGLENSSVTNVARGEAKLLTINGNKVAAYRNEQGELHAVSATCTHLGCIVNWNSAEKSWDCPCHGGRYSYDGKVLHGPPVKDLERYKG